The following are encoded in a window of Scleropages formosus chromosome 7, fSclFor1.1, whole genome shotgun sequence genomic DNA:
- the tango6 gene encoding transport and Golgi organization protein 6 homolog isoform X1, whose translation MSAGILDALQILTKPVGEACAEATRCTQSGALVAALRSNLAELEQRLRGEPRLKEVPGFQHRVRQDLEWCGNSKDPTWAFVQECLVLLLALTRHLTHLLESFRSERDPSQPCTPEAAPPLPPDVLSVAQQKTVSAALQFVVTLGLCPYLSPGVGIALECRSTFGAAVAAAVDRNVAPPPDRRLLTTTFAMLEISEASSVATLVLTRHLGDILAGLCQLGYCPEHPEEGRAEHSKVVSMEERTECRKALQSLLGKVYQPIVIKELLILQGGPKQARGPPAGVAPPRTPLAHAPPWLRRLCGQLLSERLMQPNGVQAVVRAILEGAGGSAGVQAAASDWKKCDAVARILAVCPQQSLSVESYYSQVCPQVLDLLHFRDKLTALQFQRVATCAAFTMVQKQPELGRRYLLAPLFAPLVRCRDSAEGQDPSSVQEWELTRCVEDMYKVCVVGNSSCPALLTSLEDILPVLFSLYCFTKRNVSHLRTPCQEILLWYLSHAESPEALRSLKRLCILSGPTGGVSPGFEFLPGSEGGARLAPKAVCSDEDDALYEKLAAEQWRVECLVQLLAELKDSDLPGGFFLELLKELTSWAVEEEDEEKVEQEGTGSSASTLLQLEERLWGRVAGQGQRVAFLQVLASMCERLSHTHLLRRPVQVVEFVEAMLQRACVGLAHGSGGTVETQSLSMGMGLVATMLTGAMELSAEDYSCMSHLLQPLDQISKQHPEPVIQELASDLRATLATHGAYCPDTVTQAAHRWKPTKSSHSVPEAHSKDPHQTVHNVPTKHSQTAAMERTPTTQPSFGPPIDHTNSRTPAPEVQTPGPRACGSSTGEPHDALPSKAFTECLLEACDPDVPTKAMALRVLTGMVRQRDAETLRFQDKVLTLFLDNLEHDDSFVYLSAIEGLAVLADTFPERILKRLLEEYRDSPTEGATQKARSLETRLKMGEVLMRASRAMGDLAPHCGHPLIGVFLRGTRDEDSSIRTSSLSNLGELCQRLQFSLGPLVQELSSCLTALIKTEKEKEVRRAAVHVIALLLRGLSDRTTQVLGDVLLDLYRTLKWVVRSDSDDVAVLHAQLALEELDDVMRRFIFPAQKLEKKIVVLP comes from the exons ATGTCTGCAGGTATTTTGGATGCATTACAAATCCTTACGAAACCAGTCGGCG AAGCCTGCGCCGAAGCTACACGGTGCACTCAAAGTGGGGCTTTGGTGGCGGCCCTGCGTTCCAACCTGGCCGAGTTGGAACAGCGCTTGCGGGGCGAGCCCAGGCTGAAGGAGGTGCCCGGGTTCCAGCATCGGGTGCGACAGGATCTGGAATGGTGTGGAAATTCGAAGGATCCTACCTGGGCCTTTGTGCAGGAATGCCTGGTGCTCTTGCTTGCTCTGACACGTCACTTGACGCATCTCCTGGAGTCTTTCCGCTCAGAGCGAGACCCATCGCAGCCCTGCACTCCCGAGGCTGCCCCGCCGCTGCCCCCAGACGTTCTGAGTGTGGCCCAGCAAAAGACGGTCAGCGCTGCGCTTCAGTTTGTGGTCACGCTAGGCCTCTGTCCTTACCTCTCACCGGGGGTGGGCATAGCGCTGGAGTGCAGGTCAACATTTGGTGCAGCGGTAGCGGCGGCGGTGGACCGAAATGTGGCCCCTCCCCCAGACCGACGGCTCTTGACCACAACCTTTGCTATGCTGGAGATCTCCGAAGCATCGTCTGTGGCCACCTTGGTCCTCACACGACATTTGGGTGACATCCTGGCTGGACTTTGTCAGTTGGGGTACTGCCCAGAACATCCTGAGGAGGGCAGAGCTGAACACAGTAAG GTTGTTAGTATGGAGGAACGCACTGAGTGCAGGAAAGCCCTGCAAAGCCTGCTGGGAAAGGTCTACCAGCCAATTGTCATCAAGGAGCTTCTGATTCTTCAAGGAGGTCCCAAGCAG GCTCGCGGACCCCCTGCTGGGGTAGCGCCTCCCCGGACTCCCCTGGCCCACGCACCCCCCTGGCTACGACGGCTTTGTGGCCAGCTGCTGTCAGAGAGACTAATGCAGCCTAACGGCGTCCAGGCCGTAGTGAGAGCCATCCTCGAAGGAGCAGGAG GGAGTGCTGGGGTGCAGGCAGCAGCCTCAGATTGGAAGAAGTGCGATGCAGTGGCCAGAATCCTGGCAGTGTGTCCCCAGCAGTCCCTCTCAGTTGAGAGCTACTACAGCCAGGTGTGCCCACAG GTCCTTGACTTGCTGCACTTCCGAGACAAGCTGACGGCCCTGCAGTTCCAGCGCGTGGCCACCTGTGCGGCATTCACCATGGTGCAGAAACAACCTGAACTTGGGCGCCGCTACCTGCTTGCTCCCCTCTTCGCCCCTTTGGTCCGCTGCAGGGACTCAG CGGAAGGCCAGGACCCATCATCGGTGCAGGAATGGGAACTGACACGCTGCGTCGAGGACATGTACAAG GTCTGTGTGGTGGGGAACAGCTCGTGTCCCGCTCTGCTGACGTCCCTGGAGGACATCCTCCCCGTCCTTTTCTCGCTGTACTGCTTCACAAAGCGGAATGTCTCTCATCTACG CACCCCCTGCCAGGAgatcctgctgtggtacctgtCGCACGCTGAGTCGCCAGAAGCTTTGCGCTCCCTCAAACGTCTGTGTATTCTGAGTGGCCCCACTGGTGGGGTATCACCTGGGTTTGAGTTCCTACCTGGAAGTGAGGGAGGGGCTAGGCTTGCACCAAAAGCTGTGTGCAG cGATGAAGACGATGCTCTCTATGAGAAACTGGCAGCTGAGCAGTGGAGGGTGGAGTGTCTCGTTCAGCTGCTAGCTGAGCTGAAGGACAGTGATCTCCCTGGAGGCTTCTTCCTGGAGCTACTGAAG GAGCTTACTAGCTGGGCagtggaggaggaagatgaagagaagGTTGAGCAGGAGGGAACGGGAAGCTCAGCCTCGACCcttctgcagctggaggagcgTTTGTGGGGACGCGTGGCAGGGCAGGGCCAGAGGGTGGCCTTCCTGCAGGTGCTCGCCAGCATGTGCGAGCGCCTGTCTCACACCCATCTGCTACGCAGGCCAGTGCAG GTGGTGGAGTTTGTCGAGGCCATGCTGCAGAGAGCTTGCGTGGGCCTGGCCCACGGTTCTGGGGGCACGGTGGAGACCCAGTCTCTCAGCATGGGCATGGGTCTTGTGGCGACCATGCTGACTGGAGCCATGGAG CTGAGTGCAGAAGACTATTCCTGCATGTCACATCTACTGCAGCCCCTGGATCAGATTTCCAAACAGCACCCAGAGCCGGTGATCCAGGAGCTGGCCTCAGACCTGCGGGCCACTCTGGCCACGCATGGGGCCTACTGTCCTGACACTGTGACCCAGGCAGCTCATCGATGGAAACCCACCAAAAGCAGCCATAGTGTACCAGAAGCACACAGTAAAGACCCCCACCAAACTGTCCACAATGTTCCTACTAAACATAGCCAAACAGCAGCCATGGAAAGAACGCCCACAACCCAGCCTAGTTTTGGTCCACCCATTGACCACACGAATTCCCGCACACCTGCCCCAGAGGTCCAGACCCCAGGGCCCAGGGCATGTGGATCCAGCACAGGTGAACCCCATGATGCTTTGCCTAGCAAGGCCTTCACCGAGTGTCTGCTGGAGGCGTGCGACCCAGACGTTCCGACCAAAGCCATGGCACTGCGGGTGCTGACCGGCATGGTCCGTCAGAGGGATGCCGAGACTCTGCGGTTCCAGGATAAAGTCCTCACG CTCTTCCTGGACAATTTGGAACATGACGACTCATTTGTGTATCTCTCAGCCATTGAAG GGCTGGCAGTGCTGGCTGACACCTTCCCAGAGAGAATCCTGAAGAGGCTGCTGGAGGAGTACAGAGACAGCCCAACTGAAGGTGCCACCCAGAAGGCGAGGTCACTGGAGACCCGCCTGAAAATGGGCGAGGTGCTGATGAGGGCCAGTCGGGCCATGG GTGACTTGGCTCCCCACTGTGGGCACCCCCTGATTGGAGTGTTTCTCAGAGGAACCCGAGATGAGGACAGCAGCATTCGCACCAGCAGCCTCTCGAACCTGGGCGAACTCTGCCAGAGGCTGCAGTTCTCCTTGGGGCCACTGGTCCAGGAG CTGAGCTCGTGTTTGACAGCTCTCATCAAgacggagaaggagaaggaggtaCGCAGGGCTGCTGTACATGTCATTGCCTTGCTGCTAAGGGGCCTAAGTGACAGAACTACACAG GTCCTTGGTGATGTTCTGCTGGACCTTTACCGAACCCTCAAGTGGGTAGTCCGGTCTGATTCCGATGACGTTGCTGTGCTCCATGCCCAGCTGGCCCTTGAGGAGCTGGACGATGTTATGAGGCGCTTTATCTTCCCCGcgcagaagctggagaagaagaTCGTTGTGTTGCCCTGA
- the tango6 gene encoding transport and Golgi organization protein 6 homolog isoform X2: MSAGILDALQILTKPVGEACAEATRCTQSGALVAALRSNLAELEQRLRGEPRLKEVPGFQHRVRQDLEWCGNSKDPTWAFVQECLVLLLALTRHLTHLLESFRSERDPSQPCTPEAAPPLPPDVLSVAQQKTVSAALQFVVTLGLCPYLSPGVGIALECRSTFGAAVAAAVDRNVAPPPDRRLLTTTFAMLEISEASSVATLVLTRHLGDILAGLCQLGYCPEHPEEGRAEHSKVVSMEERTECRKALQSLLGKVYQPIVIKELLILQGGPKQARGPPAGVAPPRTPLAHAPPWLRRLCGQLLSERLMQPNGVQAVVRAILEGAGGSAGVQAAASDWKKCDAVARILAVCPQQSLSVESYYSQVCPQVLDLLHFRDKLTALQFQRVATCAAFTMVQKQPELGRRYLLAPLFAPLVRCRDSAEGQDPSSVQEWELTRCVEDMYKVCVVGNSSCPALLTSLEDILPVLFSLYCFTKRNVSHLRTPCQEILLWYLSHAESPEALRSLKRLCILSGPTGGVSPGFEFLPGSEGGARLAPKAVCSDEDDALYEKLAAEQWRVECLVQLLAELKDSDLPGGFFLELLKELTSWAVEEEDEEKVEQEGTGSSASTLLQLEERLWGRVAGQGQRVAFLQVLASMCERLSHTHLLRRPVQVVEFVEAMLQRACVGLAHGSGGTVETQSLSMGMGLVATMLTGAMELSAEDYSCMSHLLQPLDQISKQHPEPVIQELASDLRATLATHGAYCPDTVTQAAHRWKPTKSSHSVPEAHSKDPHQTVHNVPTKHSQTAAMERTPTTQPSFGPPIDHTNSRTPAPEVQTPGPRACGSSTGEPHDALPSKAFTECLLEACDPDVPTKAMALRVLTGMVRQRDAETLRFQDKVLTLFLDNLEHDDSFVYLSAIEGSHADEPHATVAS; the protein is encoded by the exons ATGTCTGCAGGTATTTTGGATGCATTACAAATCCTTACGAAACCAGTCGGCG AAGCCTGCGCCGAAGCTACACGGTGCACTCAAAGTGGGGCTTTGGTGGCGGCCCTGCGTTCCAACCTGGCCGAGTTGGAACAGCGCTTGCGGGGCGAGCCCAGGCTGAAGGAGGTGCCCGGGTTCCAGCATCGGGTGCGACAGGATCTGGAATGGTGTGGAAATTCGAAGGATCCTACCTGGGCCTTTGTGCAGGAATGCCTGGTGCTCTTGCTTGCTCTGACACGTCACTTGACGCATCTCCTGGAGTCTTTCCGCTCAGAGCGAGACCCATCGCAGCCCTGCACTCCCGAGGCTGCCCCGCCGCTGCCCCCAGACGTTCTGAGTGTGGCCCAGCAAAAGACGGTCAGCGCTGCGCTTCAGTTTGTGGTCACGCTAGGCCTCTGTCCTTACCTCTCACCGGGGGTGGGCATAGCGCTGGAGTGCAGGTCAACATTTGGTGCAGCGGTAGCGGCGGCGGTGGACCGAAATGTGGCCCCTCCCCCAGACCGACGGCTCTTGACCACAACCTTTGCTATGCTGGAGATCTCCGAAGCATCGTCTGTGGCCACCTTGGTCCTCACACGACATTTGGGTGACATCCTGGCTGGACTTTGTCAGTTGGGGTACTGCCCAGAACATCCTGAGGAGGGCAGAGCTGAACACAGTAAG GTTGTTAGTATGGAGGAACGCACTGAGTGCAGGAAAGCCCTGCAAAGCCTGCTGGGAAAGGTCTACCAGCCAATTGTCATCAAGGAGCTTCTGATTCTTCAAGGAGGTCCCAAGCAG GCTCGCGGACCCCCTGCTGGGGTAGCGCCTCCCCGGACTCCCCTGGCCCACGCACCCCCCTGGCTACGACGGCTTTGTGGCCAGCTGCTGTCAGAGAGACTAATGCAGCCTAACGGCGTCCAGGCCGTAGTGAGAGCCATCCTCGAAGGAGCAGGAG GGAGTGCTGGGGTGCAGGCAGCAGCCTCAGATTGGAAGAAGTGCGATGCAGTGGCCAGAATCCTGGCAGTGTGTCCCCAGCAGTCCCTCTCAGTTGAGAGCTACTACAGCCAGGTGTGCCCACAG GTCCTTGACTTGCTGCACTTCCGAGACAAGCTGACGGCCCTGCAGTTCCAGCGCGTGGCCACCTGTGCGGCATTCACCATGGTGCAGAAACAACCTGAACTTGGGCGCCGCTACCTGCTTGCTCCCCTCTTCGCCCCTTTGGTCCGCTGCAGGGACTCAG CGGAAGGCCAGGACCCATCATCGGTGCAGGAATGGGAACTGACACGCTGCGTCGAGGACATGTACAAG GTCTGTGTGGTGGGGAACAGCTCGTGTCCCGCTCTGCTGACGTCCCTGGAGGACATCCTCCCCGTCCTTTTCTCGCTGTACTGCTTCACAAAGCGGAATGTCTCTCATCTACG CACCCCCTGCCAGGAgatcctgctgtggtacctgtCGCACGCTGAGTCGCCAGAAGCTTTGCGCTCCCTCAAACGTCTGTGTATTCTGAGTGGCCCCACTGGTGGGGTATCACCTGGGTTTGAGTTCCTACCTGGAAGTGAGGGAGGGGCTAGGCTTGCACCAAAAGCTGTGTGCAG cGATGAAGACGATGCTCTCTATGAGAAACTGGCAGCTGAGCAGTGGAGGGTGGAGTGTCTCGTTCAGCTGCTAGCTGAGCTGAAGGACAGTGATCTCCCTGGAGGCTTCTTCCTGGAGCTACTGAAG GAGCTTACTAGCTGGGCagtggaggaggaagatgaagagaagGTTGAGCAGGAGGGAACGGGAAGCTCAGCCTCGACCcttctgcagctggaggagcgTTTGTGGGGACGCGTGGCAGGGCAGGGCCAGAGGGTGGCCTTCCTGCAGGTGCTCGCCAGCATGTGCGAGCGCCTGTCTCACACCCATCTGCTACGCAGGCCAGTGCAG GTGGTGGAGTTTGTCGAGGCCATGCTGCAGAGAGCTTGCGTGGGCCTGGCCCACGGTTCTGGGGGCACGGTGGAGACCCAGTCTCTCAGCATGGGCATGGGTCTTGTGGCGACCATGCTGACTGGAGCCATGGAG CTGAGTGCAGAAGACTATTCCTGCATGTCACATCTACTGCAGCCCCTGGATCAGATTTCCAAACAGCACCCAGAGCCGGTGATCCAGGAGCTGGCCTCAGACCTGCGGGCCACTCTGGCCACGCATGGGGCCTACTGTCCTGACACTGTGACCCAGGCAGCTCATCGATGGAAACCCACCAAAAGCAGCCATAGTGTACCAGAAGCACACAGTAAAGACCCCCACCAAACTGTCCACAATGTTCCTACTAAACATAGCCAAACAGCAGCCATGGAAAGAACGCCCACAACCCAGCCTAGTTTTGGTCCACCCATTGACCACACGAATTCCCGCACACCTGCCCCAGAGGTCCAGACCCCAGGGCCCAGGGCATGTGGATCCAGCACAGGTGAACCCCATGATGCTTTGCCTAGCAAGGCCTTCACCGAGTGTCTGCTGGAGGCGTGCGACCCAGACGTTCCGACCAAAGCCATGGCACTGCGGGTGCTGACCGGCATGGTCCGTCAGAGGGATGCCGAGACTCTGCGGTTCCAGGATAAAGTCCTCACG CTCTTCCTGGACAATTTGGAACATGACGACTCATTTGTGTATCTCTCAGCCATTGAAG GAAGCCATGCCGACGAGCCCCACGCGACCGTGGCATCATAG